Within the Coriobacteriia bacterium genome, the region TCGAGAGGTTTGAGCATGCACGGCGCACAGCAAACATGCAAAACGAGATGCGACATCAGCGATAAACACTTCTTTCTTCCCGTAGACTCGGTCGATGCATGGGGAGGATTAGAAAAACATCGACCCTATAGAAAATGCACCGAATACGATAAAAATACAACCGGAGATTCGGCTGATGAGCTTTTGCGGGAGCTTTTCGCCTACAATTCGGCCGATGAATATGGCAATCGCATCGGCGGCGACCATACCGAACGTCGAGCCGAGGGTAACCGCCCAGAACTGATGTGTACGCGTCACCTCGACCGCTTTGATACCCACATCGCGCATCCATGCACCGATGCCCGATCCGAACACATGCAGATACGCATTGAGCGCGGCGCTCGGATCGGCGGCGATGGCCAGCGTCATCAGTTGCGTCTTGTCGCCAAGCTCGGAGATGAAGAACGCGATGAATATCGCGATAATCGGTCCGTATGCGGACGCTCCCCCTTTTTCGACATCCTCCTCGTCGACCTTGTCCCCTCGCAGGGTCCATATACCGAACCCGATGAAAAGAACGCCCGACACCCACGGCATGACACCGGAGGGGATGGCGCTTCCTATCCACTGTCCGAACAGCGCCGTCACGAAGTGCACGGTGAAAGTGGCCGCGGTAATACCGATGAGCACCTGCCACGTCTTGTACTTGGTCGCCAAAATGAGCGCCAACAATTGGGATTTGTCTCCCAACTCACCGATGAATATCAGCAGAAATGCGGTGAGAGCAATGTATATCATCGTTTCACTACGGCGGTATCCATACCTGCGATCCTAAAGCTCGAAGCCGAGTTGGGCGGCAGTCGCCTCAATGGTATTTTGCATCAGCATGGCTCGTGTCATTAAGCCGACCCCGCCTGGAACCGGGGTGATTGCACGCGCGATCGGCTCGACCGCCGAAAAGTCGACGTCGCCGACGAGGCCCTTATCGGTGCGATTGATTCCCACATCGATGACGACCGCGCCTTGCTTGACATAGTCGGCATCTATCATTTCGGGACGCCCGATGGCGGCCACGAGAATATCGGCTCGCTTACAGACTTCGGCTAAATCTTTCGTGCGGGAATGACAAACGGTCACCGTGGCATTGCGCTCGAGTAACATGAGCGCTTGAGGCTTGCCGACTATCGTCGAACGCCCCACCACCACCGCATTTTTGCCGCTTGGATCGATTCCATACTGATCCAAAAGCCGCATGATTCCCCAGGGAGTGCACGCGCGGGGCGCCTTGATTCCACGCACCAAACGGCCCAAATTTTCCGGATGAAACCCGTCGACGTCTTTAGCGGGGTTGATTCGCTCGATGACCTGCTCCTCATCGAGATGTGCGGGCAACGGCATTTGCACCAAGATTCCGTGGATCGAATCATCCGAGTTCAAGGTATCTATGAGCTCATTGAGCTCCTCTTGCGTCGTCGATGCCGGCCTGCGACAGTCGATCGAGCGAATACCGCACTCGACGCAATCGCGTTCTTTACTTTTTACATAGGTTTGCGACGCGGGGTCATCTCCGACCAACACGACGGCAAGGCCCGGAACAACGCCCGTCTCACATACGAGTCGCGCCACCGAGACGGCGACTTCCTCTTTCACCAATTTCGCCGTGAGTTTTCCGTCGATAACAATTGCCATGACAACTCCTTAAATTTTTCGTGAATTTGCTATCAGAAACGGTTACTTACCTATTAAACGAGTATGCTCGTACCTGTAATCAAGTGTAGCATTCTCTCCCTTTTAAGTGCATGTACGAGACGAGAAATAAGGAGGAACCATCATGTCAGAACTTCCCATCACCCAGCCGATTCACAGCGTGGATGATCTCACATCAGCCTCGGATTTCGAGCGCAAACACACCCCGCACATCACCATCGCCACCATCGAGGGACGAACCCACATCACCGTGGAAACCGGGTACTATGGCGAGCACCCCAATGAGCCCGGCCACTTCTTCGACTTCATCGATATCTTGCTCAATGAAGTACCCATCGCCCACTTTCGCGGAGCCGCCGGTCTGGTCGAGCCCCAAGTAAGCATCGTTATCGGCGATGAAATCGGTTCAGAGGTGACCGCGCTTGCAAGTTGCAACCTCCACGGAGTCTGGAAAGCCTCCGAAAAAATCACACCGGAAATTTAGTCGACAAAAAAGAGGAGCGACATATCTGTCGCCCCTCTGTCTGTGATACACTCACGCAGGCTTGCTGCTATCCGTGTCTCACACAACGTATTTCGGGTTATGCCCGGGTTACGCCGCTGGCTTGGTTCTTTCCGTTACGTCCAACGGTTATGTCGAACTGTACTGGAGTTCCCTCATCAAGAGTCTTGAAGCCATCCATCTGAATCTCAGAGAAGTGTACGAAGAGATCTTCGCCGCCCTCTTGCTCGATGAAGCCATAGCCTTTATCCGGGTTGAACCACTTTACTTTACCAATAGCCATACAAATCCTGCTTCCTGCTCCAAACTTTGGAGCCACGTACAACGATAACGCTCACCCTACCGGGGCGGCCTACCGCTAAACAATACAGAAGGCTCTTATTGAGACTTCGGTATTGAGTATCACACGTTTGATGTCATTTGTCGAATAAAAGTACAAATTACTTTTTATTCAAAAGTAATACCGAGATGTTCATACGCCCTTTTTGTTGCCTGCCGACCCTTCGGCGTACGCATAATCAAGCCCTGTTGCAGGAGGAACGGCTCGTACACGTCTTCGAGGGTGTGGGGTTCCTCACCAGTCGAGCTCGCCAATGTGTTGAGTCCCACCGGGCGGCCGGAAAACGTCTTTGCCAAAGTTTTCAATATTTTTATGTCCATCCAATCGAGCCCCAACGAATCGATTTCGAAGAAGGTGAGGGCCTCCGATGCGACATCCCGCGTGATTTTGTCGACATTTTGAACTTGTGCGTAATCTCGAACGCGTTTGAGCAGACGGTTAGCCAAACGCGGTGTCCCCCGTCCGCGGCGTGCAATCTCATTGGCACCTTCCCGTGTGATATCCACATCCAAAATTCGCGCGCTTCGAACAACGATTGATTCGAGTTCCTCATGGGAATAATAGTCGAGCCGGAAGACCATGCCGAAGCGATCACGTAGCGGACCGCTCAGCAGCCCCGTTCGAGTCGTAGCTCCGATGAGAGTGAACCGGGGAATATCGAGTGTGATGGATCGCGCAGCCGGCCCTTTTCCGATGACGATGTCGAGCTTGAAGTCTTCCATTGCCGGATACAAAATCTCTTCAACTGCCCGGTTGAGCCGATGAATTTCGTCGATGAACAAGACGTCGTTAGGTTCGAGGTTGGTCAAAATCGCGGCCAAATCGCCGGACCGTTCGATTGCCGGTCCGCTGGTAGTTCTGATTTTTACGCCCAATTCGTGCGCTATGACGGCGGAAAGCGTCGTCTTCCCCAGCCCCGGCGGGCCCGCCAACAAAATATGGTCCAACGCTTCATCACGTTCTTTGGTGGCCTGAATGAGCACTTCGAGGTTTGTCTTCACGCGTGTTTGGCCCAAGTATTCGCTCAACATCTGCGGACGCAACGTGACATCGATGTCTGCGTCGTCGGTCTTAAGCTCTCGGTCGACCAAACGGATCGGTTCCTCTCGCTTTATGTCGTCGGCTTCCCAGTTCGTGGTCACGTCTACTCCTTTTGTGAACGCCGGTGCTTATGCGCCCAAACGACGCAGGGCATACGCTATCAACTTCTCGGCACTCATGTCATCTGAAGCTCCGAGAAGCGCCTCACTGATTTCTATTGCGGAAAAATCCATGGCGAGTAGCGCGGATTGTGCATCGCTCAGTGCGCTTTGTTCCCCGCCGACGGCTCGATTAGATGGCGCCGCAGCCATTCCGAGCGAACCGTCGAGAGGTGAGAACTTGTCTTTCAAGTCGAGCGCGATACGCTGGGCTGTTTTTTTACCGATTCCGGGAATGCTCGAAATCGTAGCGATATCCTCGAGGACAATCGAGCGAACAAGGGTATCAACGCTCAACGTGGAGAGCGCTGAGAGCGCGACTTTCGGCCCGACGCCGGTCACCTCGATTAATTTGAGAAAAACATCGCGCTCGGATATATCGCTGAAACCATAGAGAGAAATTTCATTCTCTCGAAGTATGAGCTGGGTATGAACTAAAATATCGTCGCCGACGCTTCCGATGAACTCCAATGAGCGCGCAGACATTGCAACCTTATAGCCGACGCCGCAGACATCGATCAGCAGGTAATCGAGACCCTTATACGTCAGTGAACCCGAAAGAAAGGCAATCATGGCAAAACCCTCTCAAAACCCGGCAAGCGTCGCGTGTGTTATGGCAATAGCAAGCGCGTCGGAACAGTGATCCGGCGTCGGAGTGTGATCGAGGACGAGGCGCATTTTGACCATATAGGCCACTTGTGCTTTTTCTGCTCGCCCGTTTCCGACGACAGTCTGTTTGATTTGCGCCGGCGAGTACTCCTGAAGTCCGATTCCCTGTCTCGCCACGGCCAGTATTGCTGCAGCGCGAGCCTCTCCGATTGAAAATGCACTCTTTGCATTGACTCCGAAAAAGATACCTTCGACCGCGGCCGTCTGCGGTTGATAATGCCGCACGACCTCACTTACTTCGGTGTATATCTTGTCGAGACGAATCGAAATCGGGTCCCTCGGGGACGTCGAGATGTGACCGTAGGCGACAGGTTCGAATTCACCTTTGGCTGCGCGAATAACTCCCCACCCGCTATGGGCGAGTCCCGGATCGATTCCCAATACAATCACATGAGCCTCATTAAAATAGCAAACACCCGACTCGTCGAATAATACGAACATTTGTTCTATATTACCCCATTGAGACGGATGTAGTCAAAATAATCGCAGATGATACGCTACATTTCGTCGAGAGCGGCCAGCTGATCATCGGTCAGGTCCATCGTATGGTACACGACTTGAACATCGTCGAGCTCTTCCAGCCGGTCGATGAGACGTTGGACTTTCTTCGCATCGTTTGTTTCGATGGCGGTCGGATTGACGGCTTGCATGACGATGTCGGCGCCGATTACGACATAGCCCGCTTCTTCGAGAGCTTTTTTCACAGTCATCATATCCGACGGGCCGGCCATGACCACGACTTCCTCATCACCGACTTCCATGTCCTCGCCACCGGCCTCGGCGACCGCGAGCATCATCTCGTCCTCGTCGAAATCATCGCTCTTTTCAACGATTATTTCGCTTATTCGATGGAACTGGAACGCAACCGAACCGTCCGTGCCCAAATTGCCGCCGGCTTTGACGAATGCCGCCCTGACATCGGCCGCAGTCCTGTTCCTGTTGTCGGTCAGACAATCGACGTACACGGCGACGCCCAAAGGACCGTACCCCTCGTAAACGACGTCGACCCATGCCGCACCGTCTGCTCCGGTACCGCTCGCCTTTGCGATGGCGGCATCGATCTTGTCTTTCGGCAGAGAATAGGATTTTGCTTTGACAATGGCGGCGGCCAACGCCGCATTGTTGTTGGGGTTGGGATCGCCCTCCTTTGCCGCAACGAATACGACGCGTGCCAGTTTACCGAACAAAGCTGAGCGCTTTTTGTCCTGCGCGGCTTTGCGATGCTTGGTGGTGGCCCATTTCGAGTGTCCCGACATAATCGTGTCCCTTTCTTAAAGTATGCGCTCGATGAAATAACGGTGAATGCTGTCATCCGAAGTAAGCTCCGGATGAAACGCCGTTACCATCATATTACTTTTTCCGGCCGCAACGATATGCCCTTCATGGAAAGCAAGCACTTCAACGCCCGTACCGACCGACTCAATCCACGGAGCACGGATGAACACCCCCGTGTATTCTCCGACACCTTTGAAATCGAGCGGCGCCTCGAATGAGTCTCTCTGTCTTCCGAACGCATTGCGTCGAGCGACCACGTCGATCAAATCCAGCGAACGTTGGTCTTCAATGCCGTCATCGACTTCGTGGGCCATGAGAATCAGCCCTGCACACGTGCCCCAGACGCCGAGACCGTCGCCTGCTGCTGCCGAAATCGCATCGTAGAAGCCGTAGTTCACCATGAGCTTGGAAATCGCCGTCGACTCCCCGCCGGGGATAATCAGGCCGTCGAGCCCTTCCAGTTGAACAGGCAAACGCACAGCCGAGGCGCTCACACCGAGCGCCTCTAGCATAGTGATATGTTCACGAAACGCTCCCTGGAGCGCAAGAACGCCAATCTTCATCGCTTACCAACCACGCTCACTCATACGCTCGTTTGCGGGAATATCTGAAATGTTGATGCCGACCATGGCTTCACCGAGATCTCTGGAAACCTCTGCGAGGATATCGGGGTTGTCATAGTGGGTCGTCGCCTGAACGATAGCGCGAGCACGTTTTTTCGGATCCCCGCTCTTGAAGATTCCCGAACCGACGAATACTCCTTCGCTACCGAGCTGCATCATCAATGCGGCGTCGGCGGGAGTCGCGATACCGCCGGCGGAGAAGTTCACGACGGGCAACTTGCGATTGTCGTGCACCCATTTCACAAGATCATAAGGCGCCTGTAAATCTTTGGCAGCCGTGAAAAGCTCCTCTTCACGAAGGCCGGCTATGCGAGCGATTTCCGCGTTGACGGTACGCATGTGGCGTACGGCTTCGACGACATTACCTGTTCCCGGCTCGCCTTTGGTGCGAACCATGGCCGCACCCTCCGCGATACGACGAAGCGCCTCGCCGAGATTGCGACAGCCACAGATGAACGGCACGTCGAAGTTCCATTTATCCACGTGGTACTCTTCATCGGCGGGAGTCAAAACTTCGGACTCATCGATGTAATCAACGCCGAGAGACTCAATGATTTGCGCCTCGACGAAATGTCCGATACGGCACTTCGCCATGACCGGAATGGTTACCGCCTCGATGATGGCGGCTATCATGGTCGGATCCGACATACGGGCAACGCCGCCCTGTGCACGAATGTCTGCCGGTACGCGCTCCAAAGCCATTACGGCGACGGCTCCTGCGTCCTCGGCGATCTTTGCCTGCTCGGGCGTAACGACGTCCATGATCACGCCGCCCTTCAGCATTTCTGCAAGGCCGGTCTTTACTCGAACTGTTCCTTTTTGTACTTCAGTCATGATTGATGCGTCTCCTCTCGGGGATTGATTGCTATCACTTGCTTACGATAAATTATACCCTACTAAAAAGATATGAATATAGGAAATATATATCTTATTTCCCGGAAGCATTTATTTTTATTCCCGTGTTGGGAACCTCGAACCACGTCTTTCCGGGATTGAGCTTCACCGTATTCCCGTCCTTGTCGGTAAAGTGCGGCGGTGTATTCTTATCCGCCTCCCACGTGACATCGGTGCGCGTGCCGTCTTTGAAAACCGCTGCTTTTCCAGAGCCACCCAACGCAGTGTCATAAGTCACCGACCCCGCATGATCGAGCTTGGTTTGAGTGGTATATTTCGCCCACAGCACAACGACATTCGTCGCATTCACCTGCTCGCCGGTTGCCCCGTCCTTGTGGGCTGCACCGCTATTGAAACGAAGATACGTATTCGTGGAGGTGTCATACTTCCAAGTGATTTTTGCGTAGTAAGAAAACGGAATCGTAATCGTCGTGGCCGTTTTCGTCGCCTCGGTCGACGGAGTTCCGAAATCAAGACCTTTCTTATCAAAAGTCGTGGAGAACCCTTTCGCCTCTGCGAGCTTATAGGCGCTCTTCGTGCTCATATAAAGGTTATGCGGTGCGGATTTGAAAGAAATGCGGTGGTATAACGAAGGCGCTTTCGACTGCGACATGTCATTGATTCCACGGTTTTTGACGCGCGCCGCCACTTGGGAGTTGGCGCCGGAAAAGTAAAACATGGCGCCGTACTGGGGAACGATCCATATATCGGAAAGTCGCGCACTTCGCACGGGACCGAGCTCTTTGGGAAGTTTGCTTTGGAATATGCAGTTGAAGCGCGTTATTCCGCCCTCGACCATCGTTTCATAGACGATGTCGGCCGAGTTCAATCCTTTTTGCGGACGTGCGGGATTCGAGTTTTCGATTTTCACGCTGATGGGGCGCTTCTTTATCGCTTGAGCGCTCGGAGCCTTCAGCCCCGTATACGGCCACACAATCGGCGCGGACGGTTTTGAGATGGTCGGCTCGGTGGAAACAGCAGGATATCCCGTCGTTGTTTTTTTCGCACAACCGCCGAGAACCGGCAACAACAACAATGCGAGCACGCCTGCGACAATCAGCGGACGGCGTCTGAAAAAATCATGCATCGTCTCGCTCCTCATCTTTCCCCCTGTAGCTGAATCTCCTGTGTAGCCAGTATAACGTATCGATATGAACCTCATCGGACCATTTCACCTTGAGGACGTGCGCTTTTTCGTGATTTTATGATGAGCGCAATGCCCACCACCACCATCGGTGCACTGAGAAGCATTCCCATTGTCAGCCAATTCCCGGCAACGAAACCGATTCCGACATCGGGTTCACGCCAAAACTCGATGAAGATTCTGAAGAGACCGTAAAAAAGGGTCAGGTAACCGGAAAGCTCCCCTTGAACCCGCGGAGGTATCTTTGATGCGAGAACAATCATGATAAGCAACAATACGAGGCCTTCGAGAACCGCTTCGAGAAGTTGAGTCGGATAACGCGGCTGAGAGCCGGCGTTTGCAAAAACCACCCCAAGACTTGAAGTGGTCACACGCCCCCAAAGTTCTCCGTTGATGAAGTTGGCGATTCGTCCCAACCCGAAACCCACAGGAGCACCGATCGAGGCCAAATCGGCAAGCGTCCAAAAGGGAATCCTAATACTTCGCGAAGCCAAATACAATCCGATGATGATTCCTATGAATCCTCCGTGAAAAGACATACCGCCGTCCCACGTTGCAAAGACTTGTAACGGATGCAAAAAGTAATACCCGCCCCCGTAAAACAAACAATACCCCAGGCGCCCGCCGATAACCACGCTGATGATTGCATACAACATAACGGTCAACAGGTTATCGGTGGTGAGGGAAAGCTTCCATCGTTTTGAAAATATGCGAATCAAACCGATTGCGACAAGAAACCCGAAAGCATACGCCAGCCCGTACCAATGAACACCGAACGGACCGACACGAAATGCAATCGGGTTTATGTTTTGAAGACTTATTAAAAATGAGTGCACGAGAATCCTAAACTAAAACTCGACTGTGACCGGCTCTTCTTCGACTTTGTCGATCTCAAAATACCCACGTGCGAGAAATCCGAACGGTCCCGACAAGAAATTCGCCGGGAAAAGCTGGATGGCCGTGTTATATGTCATGACCGAATCATTGTAGAACTGGCGCGCATACGAAATTTTATTTTCAGTGTCGGTGAGTTCTTTTTGAAGAGCGAGAAAGCTCTCGTTCGCCTTGAGATCGGGATAACTTTCGGCAACCGCGAAAAGCTGTCGCAGCGATGCCGTCAAAGCATTTTCAGTCTGTGCGCTTTGGGCTATATCGCTCGCACCGGAACCGGCGGCGGCATTTCGTGCGGCTGTCACTGCTTCGAGTGTCTGAGACTCATGCGCCGCATATCCTTTAACCGTCGAGACCAAGTTCGGGATGAGATCCCAACGACGTTTCAGCTGAACCTTCACCTGCGACCATGCGTTATCGATGCGATTCTTCATGCGCACCAATTTATTATAAAGCATAAACGAATAAAATATGAGGGCGGCGACGAATGCCACCAACAGATAAATCACGTTCATGAGAGCCTCCTCGCGCGATAAGTTCGGTGAATTAGTCGAGTTCCTTGAGCAAATCGTCAACAGTCGCCACACCGTCGAGCTCGTGGCGGAAATACTCCAGATGGGACTTATCGGAATCATCCAGTTGTTTCAACTTGATGGGCGTACGGACCTTCCGTCCGTTCATTTCGAAACCGAGCCGAGCGAATTGTTGTGCCTGTTCCTGCATATCCTCGAGTCCGAACGTGATCTCATCACCGTCGGAATCGGGATCGCCGATAACGGTATTGAATAAAATTTTGCCGTCTTCGAGAGGAACACCGAGTTCCTTCGAAAGATTTTCCATGGTCGACATCAGGAATGCGGGAACGGGGGTACTCATGGTGATATGCGTTCCGCAAATCGGGCACACGAAAGTAATATCAGCCTGGCTCTTATCGCGAATCACCATGTTCTCGATATTGTTCAGGTTCACAACGATTTCACCGTCGTTCGGGCAGTTGATGGTAAATTGCATAATGATTACCTCCTTTACGGCTGAACTCATTATAGCGCTGCACACGGACACAAAATATAGAAAGAATGTGCAGAATGTGTTTTAAGAAATACCTAATACTGCTACCATAGCTTTTCTATGAGCACGCCATCATATATAACACAAGAGCAAAAATCAACACAGCGCGTCACGGGCCTTTCAAGGGTCGGTGACCGCAGTGATTTTTTCCGTGGAATCAAACTCGGGCTCCCCATTTTTTTGGGCTATTTACCGGTCGGTTTGGCCTTCGGAATCCTTGCCGCACGGCAGGGCTTCTCTCCTCTGGAAGCGCTCTTATGCTCGGCGACCGCCTTGGCCGGAGCTGGACAATTCATAGCACTCGCGACACTGCTCGCCGGAGGAAATGCCCTCACCACCGTCATCGCGGCCGGCATCGTCAACTCACGCTACGTTTTGTTCGCCGCCACGGTGTCGCCCCATCTGAAAAAAGTCAGTCTCAAAGTCATGACGTGGCTCGGTTTCACGCTCACCGATGAGTCCTTCGCAATCAACATCGCCGATTTGAGGAGCGACACGGCGACCCAATCGTCCATGGGAGGCGTCGGTCTCATCGCTTGGATCGGATGGGTCGCAGGCACCGGAATCGGTGTCACCTGCTCGAGTTGGATCGGCGACCCGAGCAGATGGGGCATCGATTTCGCCATGCCGGCGATGTTCGCCGCACTTTTCGTGACACTCGCCGAGAATCGAGAGCATATCCTGACAGGCGTTTTTTCAGGATGTATCGTGATTGCGCTCGCCTTATTGAATCACTTCGGGACTGCAATCGATTCGAACTGGTTCATCGTGATCGCGGCCCTGGCGGGCGCGACTGCAGCCGCGTTCATCTTCCCCCACGAGCAGGCGACTGAATCCGGCGAAGAAATCACCGTCGTCGCACACAAGGAACCCTTCTGATGATTAATACCGTACCCCAACATACGATAATCGCGGTGATCATCGGCATGGGACTCGTCAACTTCGGTCTACGCTTCATCCCCATGGCCGCGCTTTCGCGCGTTGCGTTGCCGAAGCCTATCATGCGGTGGCTTTCGTTCGTTCCCATTTCTGTGATGGGTGCGCTTTTTGCAAAAGAAGTGCTCCTGCCGAGCGCGAACTATTCCCCCATGGCGGCAAACCCCGGCATTTACGGAGCTCTGGCTTCCATGCTCGTGTTCAAGTTGAGCAAAAGCTTCATCGGCTCCACGTTGGCGGGAGTCGGTTTTTATCTCATATTACGATGGGTTTTCACCTTGATGGGGTTCGGTGTCTAGCACGCTCAGCTTGTCCGACGGGGACCGTGTTTCAGAAAATGCTCACAGTAGAGGCACGACTGCTTACGCGCCGCGTTTCGGTCCACGGTGGGGTCGAACACCAATGCGGGATCGGTCGTCATCACATGTGTTTCGCGATCGCAAATGGAAAATGTGCAGCGTGAAGGACACATATCGCGCTCGGTCACCGCATGCGGACATGCACCGATGATATCGGGTTCGCATTCACGAGTTTGCCAACAAACGGCCATCATTTTCTCCTTACCTCATTCGGACTTTTTCACACCTTAGCACGAATTGCCTATTTGAGGTACATTCTGCTCGGAGTCGTTCCCTCTTGATTTTGATAACGACTTCCCAGTTCGAAGTGTCCGTAGGGGCGATCGACC harbors:
- a CDS encoding AzlD domain-containing protein — encoded protein: MINTVPQHTIIAVIIGMGLVNFGLRFIPMAALSRVALPKPIMRWLSFVPISVMGALFAKEVLLPSANYSPMAANPGIYGALASMLVFKLSKSFIGSTLAGVGFYLILRWVFTLMGFGV